The genome window ATGGACCAAATTGACGTACTTTATGTAACTAGAGTTCAAGGAGAGAGATTTGAAAATATAGAGGAATACAATAGATTAAAGGACATCTATATAATAGATCCTAAGAAATTAGAAAATGCTAAGGAAGACATGATAATCATGCATCCCCTACCTCGTGTAAATGAAATAGATACTAGGGTAGATGAGGATAAAAGGGCTGTATATTTTAATCAGGTAAGATACGGCATGTATGTGAGAATGGCCCTAATAGCTGATTTTGTAGGTGATGAAGCATGCTAATAGAGAGAGTACGAGTAATAGACAAGGATAGTGATTATACAGCTAATGTGTTAATAAAAGAGGGAAAAATAAAAGAAATTACTAAGTGTGATGGTGAAGGTAAGTATGTGTTAATGCCAGCCTTTATAGATATGCATACCCACTTAAGAAGCCCTGGGTATGAGTACAAGGAAGACCTAGAAAGTGGCCAGAAGGCTGCATTAAAGGGCGGATATACTACTCTATGTTCCATGGCAAATACATTACCCGTTTGTGATAATGAAAAGACTATAGAGTATATAAAGGATGAAAGTAAAAGGCTAAATCTATGTGAAGTAATTCCCGTATGCAGTGTAACTAGAAATCTAGAAGGAAAAGAAATTGTAAACATAGATAATATGATAAAGCACACAAATCTTTTTTCAGACGATGGAAATACCATATTCAGTCAAAGCATAATGAAAGATTCCTTGAATTTATCTAAGGAATATGGGTTTAAGATACTAACCCATTGCCAACCGGAGGCTAAAATTATAAAAAGAGATTTAAATCTACTTGAGGAAATAGGCGGAAATTTACACATATGTCATGTGAGTAGTAAAGACAGTGTTGAGCTTATAAAAAATCATAAGGATAAAGGGTTAGATTTTACTTGTGAAGTGGCACCCCATCACATATATGGTTACGATATAGACTACAAAGTAAATCCATCCTTTAGAAGTAAAGAAGATTTTGAGAGCCTAATAGAAGGAATAAAAGATGGATATATAGATATAATTGCCACAGACCATGCACCTCACAGTGCAGAGGATAAAATGAAGGGGTCACCAGGCATATCTAATATAG of Anaeromicrobium sediminis contains these proteins:
- a CDS encoding dihydroorotase produces the protein MLIERVRVIDKDSDYTANVLIKEGKIKEITKCDGEGKYVLMPAFIDMHTHLRSPGYEYKEDLESGQKAALKGGYTTLCSMANTLPVCDNEKTIEYIKDESKRLNLCEVIPVCSVTRNLEGKEIVNIDNMIKHTNLFSDDGNTIFSQSIMKDSLNLSKEYGFKILTHCQPEAKIIKRDLNLLEEIGGNLHICHVSSKDSVELIKNHKDKGLDFTCEVAPHHIYGYDIDYKVNPSFRSKEDFESLIEGIKDGYIDIIATDHAPHSAEDKMKGSPGISNIEVAFSMAYTSLNKYGIDLNKISELMSYNPAKILGLNKGLIRVGDDADLVLIDMDEEYEIDTNDFVSKGKNNPFNKEKVKGRILKTMRKGRVLYDYR